Within the Anguilla anguilla isolate fAngAng1 chromosome 19, fAngAng1.pri, whole genome shotgun sequence genome, the region CTCACCCACTCACCAAAATCCCTACAATGTGCATTAAATGTGGTTGCTTCCATATACAGCGCCATTAGTCTCCAGATCAACATCAAGAAAACGCAGATAGTCGTGCAAGAGTCCATCCCCCAACCACATGCACCTACCTTCACCCTTGATATTCACCCTCTTGCCATCGTCCCACATTTCACCTACCTCGGTAGCATTCTGTCCCCCTCCTGCAACATCGACGATGACACCCAGGTTCGTATTAGTCTGGCCTCTGCTGTCTTCGGCAGGCTCAAGTCCAGGGTCTTCCAGAACAGGAACCTAACCATCTCCACCAAAGCAGCTGTGTACAAGGCAGTTTGCCTCTCCATACTGCTTTATGGTTCGGAAACCTGGACCCCCTGCCAGAGGCACATACAAACTCTAGAGGCCTTCCACATCTGCTGCCTCCAAAGGATCCTGAGTGTGTCCTGGGAAGACAGGGTGCCCTATGTGGCAATCCACAACTGGACTCATACACCCAGCATTGCCGGGTTCCTTGCGCAAAGACATCTGCGTTGGGTCGGGCATGTGATCCGCATGCCTGCCCACCGGCTACCTAGACAGATCCTCTATGGCCAGCTCTTGGATGGTCATAGGTCTGCTGGGGGCCAAAGAAACTGCTACAAGGATCACCTAAAAACCTTCCTGAAGAAGTGCAACATCAAACCACCAGTACAAGAGTCCATGGCTGCTGATCGCCACACCTGGAGCTCCACCTGCCACCAGGGAATCACTCTCCTTCAGGAGCAGGCTACAGAGAGGAGAATGCACTGGTGTGCACAGAGGCACCAACGTGCTGCAGGGCCCCCCCTTTCCTGTGCCGTATACCCCTGCCCCTCATGTGGCACGACTTGTGGATCACGCATTGGCCTGTACAGCCACATGGCTATGCACAGGCATAATACACCCCAATAAACCCCCAACAAATGAATCTGGAGCAACGTCATCATTGTCATCGATGGACTGCCAtaagtgtgtgcgcgtgtgttagcgcatgcacgtgtgtgcacatgttcgtgcatgcatgcttgtgcgcattcatgcatacatgcatttgtggTTTCTCCTGAGGAGGGAGTCATTGCCACATTGAGGGGAATGCAGGGTATCCCAGGCTCAGTAAAAACTGTGGGAGACGAGGTCTTCTCTCACCTCATGACAGTGAGTCTGGTGTCCAGAGGCTATAGCAATGCCCAGCATTCACatactgtgttctctgtgtgactgaatggAGCAGCAGTAGGGGTGGACGGTATGACGATATTAGATTGTGAACGATTAAAATGTCTCCACGATCTGCCTTTCCAGAGAGATCgggtgtgaggtggtggcacctcaCACGCATTGGCTCtgagttaattgtccctgatgagggtcaggtgtgggagtcctatatctagcccctggtttctggggttcagcgcacactcattgtttgtcatgttcttggtgtgtaggggtgtaagaATCTGCAGAAGCTATTGCATTGATCCTATCTGCAAGATTTGATCACCATTTAGTTTATTCTCTGAGCTGATTATCTCagcgctgtggaggacattttgccctcgtctctttagttttccttttgttttctacccgccGGGCTGcgagtgtcatttttcttttgtaagttactccactctgtttttctagtggggTTTGACTTTCTGGGTAGTTGCACTGCAGcggtgtttcatttcttttagttttttttttctgacagaagCTTCAGTGAGTGGAAGGAGCAATTATTTAGctctctttattatttggtgtgtcccctgtccctttctatcgctcggcggttttgtggttacccctcggggttaacttttagatcccctcggtccgcaattgcgtcccacctTCCCCAACCGTGACATCGGGAGTATCGGGCTCCACTGAAACTGCACATTCTGTCAGTTGCTCTGACAACGCTCATACACGGCATCCAACGTTGTTTTCTCAGCCAAACCTAAAATCACACTCTTCACTAGTCCCTGTTGCGCCTCCCCTAACAGACACACCAATAAACCAGTAATAACAAACAGTAGCGCcttggatttattttcctcccccttttttatcTGACAACATAGTGGCATGGCTGACACCATGGAGGGGTTGGTCCCTAAAAAAAATTTGACGTCTGTGATATGGAACTGGTTTGGGTTTTCCAAAACCGACACGGCGCGAAACACCGTTATTTGCaaagttttcaaagaaaatgttcGCACATCGGATGGCATCACGACGAACCCTTTTAACCACCTCAGGAGAAAGCACCCCAAAGAGCACGCGGAAAGCCAAACAATCAGGGGGTCTCACGTGAGTGCCTCAGGCACAGCCACGCACCTAGAGGCTAGCGGTAGCggtacaaagccaaaacaaacaagtgcAGAAATGCACTTGATTAAAATCTGGTACTTTGGCCCAAATAGtctctgttattctttttcttttaggttttgtttccttgaagggcaatattttcttaaatagggaTATTAGTTTGATTGCACTGTTCATTAACTTGCAAGATAGTcttaaaaaccaacatgaaaaagaatcGTGATCATATCGTGGATCGTGATcattcctgaaaaaaatgatctgatatttttgccatatcgcccacccctaaGCAGCAGTGtacttgtgttctctgtgtgactgagtggagcagcagcatactgtgtacttgtgtacttgtgttctctgtgtgactgagtggagcagcagtatactgtgtacttgtgttctctgtgtgactgacagtATACTGTGTAACCCACAGACGCAGATGAGTGTGACTCCCCCACCCtgaacaagtgcagctccaactcCGTCTGCATCAACACCCTGGACTCATTCACCTGCGTGTGTGAGCCGGGGTACTACAGCCTGAGCCCCATCCTCAGCCCTGCCTGCCacggtatacacacacacacgcacacacacacaaactctcacactcacacacatatatacacactcacacatacacacacacacacacacacacgcgcgcacacacacacacaatcactcacacatacacactcactcacacacacacacacaatcactcacacatacatgctcacacacacacacacaatcactcacacatacacactcgcacacagacacacacgcaaacaaactctcacacacacacactcacacactcatacacacacaccattttacTCTCAtacagagtataatggtgtgtgtcagagactacaatgctgctcttacacacacacacatactcacactcacacacacacacaccattgtaCTCTCACacagagtataatggtgtgtgagagactataatgctgctcttacacacacacacacacacacaaacacacacacatacacactcacacacacacacacgcctgctgctcttacacacttgcacacacccTATGTGGTTTGCTGCAGtttgctgtgtctgtttctgtattacttgtaaaatggcagcattgGCATAGCCTAGCATttcatgcacttttgtaagCAATGAACCAAAGGCTAATCAAAACTACGTCTACATAATGCCACTAAAGAACATCATGTCTTAACAGAGAAGGGGATGTTCACGCTATGCCTGAAGGACCATGTATCTGGGGGCATCTCCAAGCCTTTCCTCAGCCACTACTTTGGAGGGAATGTGACTGTTGTCCTCAATGATGGTCGCTGCTCCATCAACGAGACGGACAAGTTTTATTATTACAGGATAACTGGCGCCCCCTCCCAGTGTGGAGGCCAAACGCTTGTGAGTACCGGCACCAGATCCAGGTCATGTACACagctggtgcattctgggaatgcaCACCATCACAAAACTGATTCACTAAACCTGGCATAGCAAGCTGCAAATGCAACTGCTTCTTCCTCCCTTCAGACAATGATAACACCCTTTACTCTAGCAgacctctccattcagcacccctcactacctctgcctgtcccatctctccattcagcacccctcactacctctacctgtcccatctctccattcagcacccctcactacctctacctgtcccatctctccattcagcaccccttactacctctacctgtcccatctctccattcagcacccctcactacctctacctgtcccatctctcattcagcacccctcactacctctacctgccCCATTTCTCTATttagcacccctcactacctctacctgtcccatctctcattcagcatccctcactacctctacctgtcccatctctccattcagcacccctcactacctctacctgccCCATCTCTCATttagcacccctcactacctctacctgtcccatctctccattcagcacccctcactacctctacctgtcccatctctccattctgcacccctcactacctctacctgtcccatctctcatttagcacccctcactacctctacctgtcccatctctccattcagcacccctcactacctctacctgtcccattcCTCCATCCTGCACCCCGCACTACCTTTGCCTGTCCCAAGGTCCTCACTGAGTACCTTTCCTGCTTAGcagtgtgtaacacatcacactgggtattatgagtgcgtaatggcttgtgtgtgtgtaacacatcacactgggtattatgagtgCGTAATGCCTTGGGTGTGTAACACGCTTTCTGCTCATTTAGATTAACAGGACGCATGTGGAGTTGAGGAACGCGCTGACTGTGACGCTCAGCAGTGGGAGATCCATCACACGGAGGGACCTGAAGGTGCTGTGGACCTGTGCCTACCCGCTGCTCCAGACCAGCACAGCCCGCATGAAGCCTGGTCTGGACTGGTGAgaaacacacccctctctcattcAGCCATCCAATCAGCATCCACGGCAGTAGCATGAAGGACATTAAGCCTCAAACTAGCATTTTCAGTAGTTATGCATGTACAACTGTTACAGAGCCTGGGCTCAATGAAAATACCTTGGACTTTGTTAGCACTAAGGCTAATCTAATGGCATGCGCGGTTCTTTATTGGTGTGTCATAATCaagcctgtttgtttgtctgttattCCATCACACATTGTTGGTCATACATTTCATGTGCTGGtactgtggtttattttttagcacattgctatttaaaaaaaacaaatgtgcttttCTAGGAAATCTAGTGGATGTGGACACGGAtgatgtgtttgctgtgtgttctgctctgctcctctgcagggtTAGCTCTCACAGTGTGGTGCAGGTGAATTTGTCCCGCCTCCTGGAGATCAGCATGGCCTTGTACAGTGACTCATCTTACTCATACAACTACACTGGCCCTGTGGAGCTCCCTTCTGCAGAGCAGCTGTACATCCAGGTGACCCTGCACTGTGAAGACAGCCTGGCCTACAACATGAGCCTACAGCTGGAGTCCTGCTGGGCCACACAGACCGCAGACCCACAAGAGGAGAAGAAGGCTTTTTTCCTGAAGGGGGGGTGAGTTCTCTCATATtgagggcggaggagggggggtgtgggggtggggttgagttCTGTGTTCCTGAAGGGGGTGGGGATTATTTATCTGTTCCTCAGGGTGGTGAGTTCTCTGCTCCTGAGGGGAGTGGGGGTTAGTCCTCTGCTCCTgaggggggggtatgggggtgagttctctctcttgctttacGTTTTGTCTGTGATTTGATTGTTGGGTTGATGCTGCCTCATTGTAATCTTAATTCGTTCATTTCCAGTGCATCAAGCTCTGCtcacatgtacatgtgtagtatttgtctcattaacatgtacttttaaaacagtgtatgAATAAGTTTTTATTGTACATGTGTGATAACAGTAGATGCCTTataaaaaggctttattttgGAGGCCCAAGAGTGCATCAGTGGTAGGTTGCATTTGATGCCCAGGCTGCCAGTTGAATAGCCCTATTACAGATAACATTAGGATTGCACTCTTTATACCAATAACATGAACCTGGGTAATTtaatggcttttgttttttttaaaaatgtcatttttattcttcatattatGTTTTGGTAGCaatttctggttttattatttctctttctgtgtttgggAAATTTTGCCTTTTAATAAACTTTTCGCAGTGGTAGATAGCTTATTAGGGCGATGGCTATGGCTTATTATCTGACTTGCTCCGACttgctcgttgggagcaattaggggttaggtgtcttgctcagggacacttcaacacgcccagggcaggggatcgaaccggcaaccctccgactgccagacaaacactcttacctactgagctatgtcgccccataaacAAACACTAAACAATCAAAGTGTTAAACAATCCTGTCCTGTTTGACCTAGAGGCACGAGACCAATGCCCATAGATCCCACTcctcaaaaataacaaacttgcTATTTGGGTCCGCACAGTATTCCATATTGAAGGTTTGGTATACAACATGTTGTGCATATGGTCTTGAATaacttataaaaatgtataaacttgCAGTGTGTGGAAAAAAGCCATGGCATGGTATGAACTTGCCAAATGGTGTGACTTTCTGTGGTGAAACACAGAATTTAAATTGGCACCTACATCATGATTCTAGCCCTAAACCAGAGTTGGCCCAATCCAAATATATGGTCTTGCTAGAATGCTCCaaatatgaaatgataaaaGATACACTTCAGAGCAAAATGTGGTATGCATAATCCTACACAACGTATTAAACTGAAGGTCGTATGGGAAACACTAATTACATTAGTAGTATTGCTCTTATTATTGCATTATAATACCACCCAGACATTTGGCCTatattcatgaaacatgaaTCTATGATCCGAGACACAATATACAGAAGATTACGTAAATTGATCTCATAGGTGCACTATAACTGATAAAATCctcaaaatgaaattctgcTTCACAAACGATAGTATTTTAATCCCCGACTCTGAAGGTGGTGCCAGAGTGCTAATGAACATGATAGCCTCACGTTTTGGCTGGTATTCACACATTGGGCCATATTCTAAATATTTTGTCGTCATATGTAGAAAGACTGCTAGCTTTAATTAGGCTACTGGCACTTGGCCCctataaattgttttttgaagcTATATTGTCATTAGAGTAAGTGCGTTGTGCTCCTAATAAATTTCAATGAGTGTGATGGGGGATTTTGTTCTAAAGGGGGTGGAGTTAAATGACAGTAATACAGGACGCTTGGATATGTGTGAAAGGCTTTAATTAGGCACACAGCCCATTATCCTTTCAGCTGCCCAAACGACAGAACCTTCCGCTGGTACCTCCGGAGCAGTTCCCCTCAAAGGAAGAGGTTCTCCGTTCAGATGTTCACCATGTCTGACCACTCCCACATCTACCTTCACTGCCTGAGCAGAATATGCAGCCAAGATGAGAACTGCACAAcggtaactccccaccactgcaatctgtacacaatggtaactccccaccactgcaatctgcacacaatggtaactcctcaccactgcaaactgtacacaatggtaactccccaccactgcaatctgtacacaatggtaactccctgCTGTCACAAACTGCACCTTCGTAAATTCCCGGGAAGCCATGCTgtgctttgagtaagagggacccagccacctcatcctcaggctgggctttgagtaagagggacccagccgcctcatcctcaggctgggctttgagtaagagggacccagccgcctcatcctcaggctgggctttgagtaagagggacccagccgcctcatcctcaggctgggctttgagtaagagggacccagccgcctcatcctcaggctgggctttgagtaagagggacccagccgcctcatcctcaggctgggctttgagtaagagggctAATAACGATGGGTGTGTTTGAGACAGGTCAGCCAGCAGCCTGACCTGAGAGCTTCCTGCGTTCACTGCCAGGGATGTGACAGGCCTCACCTGAGCCCCAATCTGTCAGGACACACCCCTTtattaaaatttgggtttagcTTACTGCTATTGTGAGAATTGAccatgcatgtgtttacatttcAACAGAATATGTCTTTGATGTTATCGCTACTTTATATCCAATGACACGATATTAATGAAACCTTGGGTTTACACTTATTgttgctttggatgaaagcgtccacaaaataaatgtaatgttaatatcATTGATAAACAGTCAATACATGAATGGATAGACCTCAATTTAAAAAGACCATATAATACATTGTAGCAAACTGAGTGctaccgctcgtttgagagatgagagagagacaagttctttttcaggacgcgactgcgtctttttattttccggccgccacgcggctttctgttcgcaatacacaatacacaaggtATATGTTACAATTCACGGCTGACTGCCCGtcagctcttcttcctcctccagttctcCCGCTTCTCTCTCCGTCGAGCCGCTTTtaaacgtccaggctcactgtcgaggtaatcagcacattgtcaatcaatcaaacaattaactatccgtgctgattaataaaccccaacagccgtggcgcagagctccgagagccgccccgcccactctctctctgcagccaacgcaaaaccacgcccaccctaccacatacccccaccgcctgacttaggccggggagccatccggccgatgaccgaccccccccccacccccttcggggcgagagaggaagtccgccacCACCATCTGCGCCCCCGGCCTATGAACCACCTTAAAATTAAAGGGTTGTAGAGCCAGATACCACCGGGTGATTCGCGggttggtatccttcatgcggtggagccattggaggggagcgtggtccgaacagagggtgaatgggcgacccagcAGGTAGTAGCGCAGGGACCCGACCGCCCACCGGATGGCGAGGCACTCCTTTTCTACCGTGCTGTACCTCGCCTCCCGCTGGGATAGTTTGCGGCTGAGGTACAGCACCgggcggtcgactccctccacctgctgggtcaaaacagcccccagccctctgtccgatgCGTCGGTCTGCAGgataaaaggaagagagaaattaggggtgaacaagagcggctccccgCAGAGGGCTtcctttaccctctcaaacgctcgctggcacggctccgtccactggaccggatctgaggcacctttgcGAGTTAAATCAGTCAAGGGGCTGGTCAGCTGTGAAAACGCCGGAATAAACCGTCTATAGTAGCCGGCCaaccccaagaacctccttacctcttttttcGTCTTGGGTCGTGGACAGGTCGCAATCGCCGCGGTTTTATCCACCAGAGGtcgcacctgtccacttcccaagtggtaccccaaataccgtacctccgctcggccaatcgcacacttctttgggttagccgtgagccccACATGCCGCATATGCTGTGCCCAGCTGCTACTGTGGATGATAacatcatccagataggcagcagcatacgcagcatgcggacgcagcagccgatccatcaggcgctggaaggtggctggggccccgaataacccaaacggaagtgttcGGAATTGGTACAAACCGTCCGGAGCAGAGAAAGCCGATTTCTCTTTGGACTTTGCagacaagggaatctgccaaTAGCCCTTAGTCAGATCCAGTGTCGAGAAAAACGAGCCGTGCCCAGCCGATCCAGGAGTTCGTCGACCCTAGGCATAGGATAGGCATCAAAATGtgacacagcattcactttcctataatccacacagaaccGAATAGAGCCATCCGGCTTACTTACCAGCACGATGGGGCTATTCCAGGCACTGTGGGACTCCTCTATTACACCCAACTCCAGCATggcctttatttctgcctgcaccaatttctttttgtgctccggCAGTCTATAGGGGCGGGAACGTACCGTTACTCCCGGGGGGGTGTCGatatggtggtgtatgaggttcGTGCGTCCTGGTAGGGGAGAAAACACATCCGCAAACCGTTTTTGCAACAtggcaaggtctgctctctgacttGGCGAGAGGTGGCTATCtgaaaggggtggggtctgattgattgaatttactacctccggccccagctcgtccctctcctgatccaccgttaccagagaaacagccaccacctctttccaggcttttaataaattgaggtgataaatctgtttcgCTCCCTCTCTATCAGCACGCTCcacctcatagtcaacctccccaACTCGTCGTGTGACCACgaagggcccttgccacttggcgagtaattttGTACTGGAGGTTGGAAGTAATACCAGGACTTTATCTCCCGGCGAGAATTGACGTAGTTTCGTCCCTCTATTGTAGTGCCTCTGCTGACGTTCCTGagcctcgagcaaattctcccgtgacaaccgacccagtgtatggagttttgctcgcaggtccataACGTATTGCAACTCATTTTTGCTGGGGCTTGGACcgtcctcccagctttctttaactaggtccaatattcCCCGAGGTTTTCTACCGAATAacagttcaaagggagaaaatcccgtggaggcctggggaacctcccgcactgcaaataatagagggactaaccacttatcccaatttCGGCTATCGTCGTGAATGAACTTTCGAATCATGGACTTCAGAGTTCTATTAAACCGCTCCACAAGCCCATCTGTTTGGGGATGGTATACACTGGTTCTAATAGAGCGGACGCCCAGTAATCCGTATAGCTCATTTAGTGTACGTGACATAAACGAAGTGCCCtgatcagtcagaatctctttcgggattccgaccCGG harbors:
- the LOC118218924 gene encoding uncharacterized protein LOC118218924 isoform X1, which translates into the protein MEDFPLEQSRDDTLRFAYDQVMRIDGQQVRPDAVLSHPYFSIIRDRLYRVCRDAQTGEETTQLLVPRNRREMVFQAAHYNPMAGHLGYDKSLHRIMARFYWPGIWADVRRWCASCPECQLVNPPATPKAPLRPLPLIEVPFDRIAMDLIGPFERSTQGYRFVLVLVDYATRYPEAVPLRNISAKSVAQALFQIISRVGIPKEILTDQGTSFMSRTLNELYGLLGVRSIRTSVYHPQTDGLVERFNRTLKSMIRKFIHDDSRNWDKWLVPLLFAVREVPQASTGFSPFELLFGRKPRGILDLVKESWEDGPSPSKNELQYVMDLRAKLHTLGRLSRENLLEAQERQQRHYNRGTKLRQFSPGDKVLVLLPTSSTKLLAKWQGPFVVTRRVGEVDYEVERADREGAKQIYHLNLLKAWKEVVAVSLVTVDQERDELGPEVVNSINQTPPLSDSHLSPSQRADLAMLQKRFADVFSPLPGRTNLIHHHIDTPPGVTVRSRPYRLPEHKKKLVQAEIKAMLELGVIEESHSAWNSPIVLVSKPDGSIRFCVDYRKVNAVSHFDAYPMPRVDELLDRLGTARFSRHWI